A single region of the Vicia villosa cultivar HV-30 ecotype Madison, WI linkage group LG4, Vvil1.0, whole genome shotgun sequence genome encodes:
- the LOC131596246 gene encoding pentatricopeptide repeat-containing protein At5g11310, mitochondrial, protein MHSRRSLFYLGSFLSSTLKPNPIPFSSSSSSSSWLSQPGNPLIHWPPLPPNQPNPAPNPNPNSNPNPPPPNPSFSPNDFSLISNLFTNPSISPGSHLHAELNQTGIKPVSPLLNAVFQHFTSSPKLLHSLFLWAQNQPGFRPDSALFDSVVNALAKMREFDSAWTLVLDRIERDDGEDEKLVSVATFAIMIRRYARAGMHKAAIRTFEFAKDKKSIVDSGSEMSLFGILIDSLCKEGSIREASEYFFRRKETDLGWVPSIRIYNILLNGWFRARKLRHAERLWEEMKKENVRPSVVTYGTLVEGYCRMRRVEKALEMIGEMTKEGVEPNAIVYNPIIDALAEDGRFKEALGMIERFHILKIGPTLSTYNSLVKGFCKAGDLEGASKILKKMISRGFLPIPTTYNYFFRYFSRCGKVDEGMSLYTKMIESGHNPDRLTYHLVLKMLCEEEKLELAVQVSKEMKHKGHDMDLATSTMLTHLLCKMHKLEEAFAEFESMVRRGIVPQYLTFQKLNIELKKQGMTEMARKLCHLMSSVPHSSNLPNTYGEVRDDAHARRKSIIQKAKAFSDLLKDPKEVDKLRSSSKDAVSSANCLIEDIEKKTDVR, encoded by the exons ATGCACTCTCGTCGTTCCCTATTCTACCTTGGTTCATTCCTATCATCAACCCTAAAACCAAACCCTATCCCATTTtcctcctcttcctcttcttcttcatggCTATCCCAACCCGGAAACCCACTCATCCACTGGCCACCCCTCCCTCCAAACCAACCCAACCCCGctccaaacccaaacccgaattcAAACCCAAACCCTCCTCCACCTAACCCCAGTTTCTCCCCCAACGACTTCTCCCTCATTTCCAATCTCTTCACCAACCCATCCATCTCTCCCGGTTCACACCTCCACGCCGAACTAAACCAAACCGGAATCAAACCGGTTTCCCCTCTCCTTAACGCCGTGTTCCAACATTTCACATCCTCGCCGAAATTACTACACTCGCTTTTCCTATGGGCGCAGAATCAACCCGGGTTCAGACCCGATTCAGCTTTATTTGATTCAGTGGTTAATGCTCTTGCGAAAATGAGGGAGTTTGACTCCGCTTGGACTCTTGTTCTTGATCGCATTGAGAGAGATGACGGGGAAGATGAGAAATTGGTTTCCGTTGCTACATTTGCTATCATGATTCGACGCTATGCTCGTGCAG GTATGCACAAGGCTGCTATTAGGACGTTTGAGTTTGCAAAAGATAAGAAGTCAATTGTGGATTCAGGATCAGAAATGAGTTTATTTGggatattgattgattctctttgcAAAGAAGGGTCCATTAGGGAAGCTTCAGAGTATTTCTTTAGGAGAAAGGAGACAGACCTGGGTTGGGTTCCTTCAATTCGGATTTATAACATATTGTTAAATGGATGGTTTCGAGCAAGGAAACTCAGGCATGCTGAGAGACTTTGGGAAGAGATGAAGAAGGAGAATGTGAGACCGAGTGTTGTGACATACGGTACCCTTGTGGAAGGATATTGTCGGATGCGCCGTGTTGAAAAGGCGCTTGAGATGATTGGTGAAATGACCAAAGAGGGAGTTGAACCAAATGCAATTGTATATAACCCCATAATCGATGCATTGGCAGAAGATGGGAGATTTAAAGAGGCTTTGGGTATGATCGAGCGTTTTCATATTTTGAAAATAGGTCCTACCCTTTCCACTTACAATTCTCTGGTGAAGGGTTTTTGTAAGGCAGGAGATCTTGAAGGTGCtagtaaaattcttaaaaagatGATAAGTAGGGGTTTCCTTCCAATCCCGACTACCTATAATTACTTTTTTAGGTACTTTTCAAGATGTGGAAAAGTTGATGAAGGGATGAGCCTGTATACCAAGATGATTGAATCTGGACATAACCCGGATCGTCTAACTTAccatcttgttttgaagatgttatGCGAAGAGGAGAAGTTAGAGTTGGCAGTTCAAGTTAGCAAGGAAATGAAGCATAAAGGACATGACATGGACTTGGCTACGAGTACCATGTTAACTCATTTGCTATGCAAAATGCATAAGTTGGAAGAGGCTTTTGCAGAATTTGAGAGCATGGTAAGAAGAGGTATAGTTCCTCAATATCTTACATTTCAAAAATTGAATATTGAGCTAAAGAAACAAGGTATGACTGAAATGGCTCGAAAACTTTGCCACTTGATGTCGTCTGTTCCACATTCTTCCAACTTGCCAAATACATATGGTGAAGTCAGAGATGATGCACATGCACGTAGGAAATCTATAATTCAGAAAGCCAAAGCATTTTCTGATTTGCTGAAGGACCCCAAAGAAGTTGATAAGCTTAGAAGTTCATCAAAAGATGCTGTCTCAAGTGCAAACTGTTTGATAGAGGATATTGAGAAAAAGACAGATGTAAGATGA